The following proteins are encoded in a genomic region of Magnolia sinica isolate HGM2019 chromosome 1, MsV1, whole genome shotgun sequence:
- the LOC131252774 gene encoding pentatricopeptide repeat-containing protein At1g25360, with translation MKKNASASHFSQILCQTDIRKTANFYAAQLEHICCPLRNGSGSLAGAVHAHMMTSGFKPRGHILNRLIDIYCKSNNLIYARRLFDAIPQPDIVARTTLIAAYSNAGDLNLARKVFDGTPVSMRDVVSYNAMISAYSRNGDGLSAVQLYIDMGRDCLRPEDFTFTSVLSGLAIVVDNERQCQQLHCAVVKSGTESVVSVSNALLSVYMKCPSLSTDSACLLFNSMPERDELSWTTIITGYVRRGNINAAWELFEGMEAKFDVVWNAMISGFVHHGLILDALEMFKRMHSMGVVPDEFTYTSLLSACANAGLLQLGKELHAHILRTDPTPDPELSLPVENALITLYWKCGKLDDARQIFDEMRVRDLVSWNAILSGYATFGRVGEARRIFDTMPERSLLTWTMMISGFAQNGLGEEGLKLFNRMKEEGVEPCDFAFAGAITACAGLGALEHGRQLHAQLIRHGFDSSISAGNALVTMYARCGVVEAAHGVFFTMPFVDSVSWNAMIAALGQHGQGTEALDLFDRMLHEGISPDRITFLTVLSACSHAGLVEEGCRYFELMENVYGITPSADHYARLIDLLCRAGRISEAKNMIGTMPFKPRPPIWEALLSGCCIHGDMALGIHAAEKLFELTPQHDGTYVLLSNMYAAVGRWDDVARVRKMMKDRGVKKEPGCSWIDVANKVHVFLVDDTVHPEVQQVYRFLESLGATMRKLGYVPNTKFVLHDVESEQKEYVLSTHSEKLAVGYGLLKLPLGATVRVLKNLRICGDCHAAIMFMSMVVDREIVVRDGKRFHHFRNGECSCGNYW, from the coding sequence ATGAAGAAGAATGCCTCCGCATCTCATTTCTCCCAAATCCTCTGCCAAACGGACATTCGGAAAACTGCCAACTTCTACGCAGCCCAGCTCGAGCACATCTGCTGCCCCCTACGCAATGGATCCGGCTCCCTCGCCGGTGCGGTCCACGCCCACATGATGACATCCGGATTCAAGCCACGTGGCCATATCCTCAACCGTCTGATCGATATATACTGCAAATCCAACAACCTGATCTACGCTCGTCGCCTGTTTGATGCAATTCCTCAACCAGACATTGTGGCTCGCACCACTCTCATTGCTGCATATTCGAATGCCGGCGACCTAAATCTCGCACGCAAGGTATTCGACGGGACGCCAGTAAGTATGCGGGATGTTGTTTCCTACAACGCTATGATTTCGGCCTATTCTCGCAACGGCGATGGCCTATCAGCTGTCCAGCTCTACATTGACATGGGCCGGGACTGTCTTCGGCCTGAGGATTTCACGTTCACGAGTGTTCTCAGTGGACTGGCAATTGTAGTTGATAATGAAAGGCAATGCCAGCAGCTACATTGTGCGGTTGTGAAATCTGGCACAGAATCTGTTGTCTCTGTCTCAAATGCTCTCTTATCTGTCTATATGAAATGTCCATCATTGTCGACGGATTCTGCTTGTTTGCTGTTCAACTCAATGCCGGAAAGAGATGAGCTGTCATGGACTACAATAATTACTGGGTATGTACGGCGTGGCAATATCAATGCAGCATGGGAGCTTTTTGAGGGGATGGAAGCTAAATTCGATGTCGTGTGGAATGCAATGATCTCGGGTTTTGTGCATCACGGGCTTATTTTAGATGCATTGGAGATGTTTAAAAGGATGCATTCGATGGGAGTTGTACCTGATGAATTCACATACACAAGTCTGCTCAGCGCCTGTGCAAATGCTGGGTTGCTTCAGCTTGGTAAGGAACTGCATGCTCACATTCTTCGTACTGATCCAACCCCTGACCCCGAATTGTCCTTACCCGTTGAAAATGCGTTGATCACCTTGTACTGGAAATGTGGTAAATTAGATGATGCGCGGCAGATTTTTGATGAGATGCGGGTGAGAGATCTTGTTTCATGGAATGCGATTTTATCAGGCTATGCAACTTTTGGGCGTGTTGGTGAAGCTCGAAGAATATTTGACACAATGCCTGAGAGGAGTCTGTTGACATGGACAATGATGATATCTGGATTCGCACAGAATGGGCTTGGAGAGGAAGGGCTGAAGCTGTTTAACAGAATGAAGGAAGAAGGTGTTGAACCATGTGACTTTGCATTTGCAGGTGCAATCACTGCATGTGCAGGCCTTGGAGCATTGGAGCACGGGCGCCAGCTCCATGCTCAGCTCATTCGGCATGGGTTCGACTCAAGCATTTCTGCGGGGAATGCACTTGTGACAATGTATGCAAGGTGTGGAGTTGTGGAAGCTGCACATGGTGTCTTCTTTACAATGCCTTTTGTGGACTCCGTTTCGTGGAATGCTATGATTGCAGCCCTTGGACAACATGGACAAGGAACCGAGGCACTTGATCTCTTCGACCGGATGTTACATGAGGGTATATCACCTGAtcggatcactttcctcacagtTTTGTCCGCCTGTAGCCATGCCGGTCTAGTCGAAGAAGGATGCCGGTATTTTGAGTTGATGGAAAACGTTTATGGTATAACGCCTAGTGCAGATCATTATGCTCGCCTGATCGATTTGTTGTGTCGAGCAGGGCGAATCTCAGAAGCAAAGAATATGATTGGAACAATGCCTTTCAAACCGCGCCCACCTATTTGGGAGGCTCTTCTATCTGGTTGCTGCATCCATGGGGACATGGCGCTAGGTATCCATGCTGCAGAGAAGCTCTTTGAGCTGACCCCACAACATGACGGAACATATGTCCTTCTGTCAAACATGTATGCGGCTGTGGGTCGGTGGGATGATGTGGCGAGAGTGCGGAAAATGATGAAGGATCGAGGGGTGAAGAAGGAGCCAGGTTGTAGTTGGATAGATGTTGCGAATAAAGTCCATGTGTTCCTGGTAGATGACACAGTACACCCTGAGGTGCAGCAGGTGTACCGCTTTCTTGAGAGTTTGGGAGCAACGATGAGGAAGCTTGGTTATGTCCCCAATACCAAGTTTGTGTTGCATGATGTGGAGTCTGAGCAAAAGGAGTATGTCTTGTCTACTCACAGTGAGAAGCTGGCTGTTGGGTATGGGCTACTGAAGCTGCCTCTTGGAGCTACGGTCAGAGTTCTCAAGAACCTAAGGATCTGTGGAGATTGCCACGCTGCAATCATGTTCATGTCAATGGTGGTGGACAGAGAGATTGTTGTGAGAGATGGGAAGAGGTTTCATCACTTCAGAAATGGGGAATGTTCCTGTGGCAATTATTGGTGA